In the genome of Nonlabens sp. MB-3u-79, one region contains:
- the accB gene encoding acetyl-CoA carboxylase biotin carboxyl carrier protein: MDIKEIQNLIKFVAKSGASEVKLEMDDIKITIRTGSDADVTYVSQAPPMQMAPVQQAAHAPVASETPAATAAPAAESIDKYVTVKSPIIGTFYRKSSPDKPSFVEVGDSIKEGDTLCIIEAMKLFNEIESEVSGTIVKVLIDDSSPVEFDQPLFLVDPS, encoded by the coding sequence ATGGACATTAAAGAAATACAGAACCTAATCAAATTTGTTGCTAAATCTGGAGCAAGTGAGGTAAAATTAGAAATGGATGATATAAAAATCACCATCAGAACAGGAAGTGATGCAGATGTTACTTACGTATCCCAGGCACCTCCTATGCAAATGGCTCCAGTTCAACAAGCAGCTCATGCGCCAGTTGCTAGTGAGACTCCAGCAGCGACAGCAGCTCCGGCAGCAGAAAGTATTGATAAATACGTTACTGTAAAGTCTCCTATAATTGGAACCTTTTACAGGAAATCTTCTCCAGATAAGCCTTCTTTTGTCGAGGTAGGAGATAGTATTAAAGAAGGTGATACCTTATGTATTATCGAGGCGATGAAACTTTTCAACGAGATTGAAAGTGAAGTTTCGGGTACTATTGTAAAAGTGCTTATTGATGATTCTTCTCCGGTAGAATTTGATCAGCCATTATTTTTAGTAGATCCTTCTTAA
- the accC gene encoding acetyl-CoA carboxylase biotin carboxylase subunit, whose product MFKKILIANRGEIALRVIRTCKEMGIKTVAVYSTADAESLHVKFADEAVCIGPPPSNLSYLKMSNIISAAEITNADAIHPGYGFLSENADFSRICEEHQIKFIGASAEMISKMGDKATAKKTMKEAGVPCVPGSEGIIADFEECIKTAKETGYPVMLKATAGGGGKGMRAVWKEENLQDAWDSARYESKAAFGNDDMYMEKLIEEPRHIEIQIVGDSYGTACHLSERDCSVQRRHQKLTEEVPSPFMTKKLRKEMGEAAVKAAEYIAYEGAGTVEFLVDKHRNFYFMEMNTRIQVEHPITEQVIDFDLIREQILVAAGVKISGKNYEPSLHSIECRINAEDPYHDFRPSPGKITTLHAPGGHGVRLDTHVYAGYSIPPNYDSMIAKLITTARTRQEAIDKMKRALDEFVIEGIKTTIPFHRQLMDEPDYVAGNYTTAFMDTFKMKPLSE is encoded by the coding sequence ATGTTTAAAAAAATATTAATAGCAAATCGTGGTGAGATAGCCCTTAGGGTTATACGAACTTGCAAGGAAATGGGAATTAAAACAGTAGCGGTATACTCTACTGCTGATGCCGAAAGCCTTCACGTAAAATTTGCTGATGAAGCAGTTTGTATAGGTCCACCACCTAGTAATCTATCGTACTTAAAAATGTCTAACATTATTAGTGCAGCAGAGATTACAAATGCAGACGCCATTCACCCTGGATATGGATTTCTTTCTGAAAACGCAGATTTTTCTCGTATTTGTGAAGAACACCAAATCAAGTTTATAGGCGCTAGTGCTGAGATGATCTCCAAAATGGGAGATAAAGCTACAGCAAAGAAAACTATGAAAGAAGCAGGTGTACCTTGCGTTCCAGGATCTGAAGGAATTATTGCAGATTTTGAGGAATGTATTAAAACTGCAAAAGAAACCGGTTATCCGGTAATGCTTAAAGCTACTGCTGGTGGTGGTGGTAAAGGAATGCGTGCTGTGTGGAAAGAAGAAAATCTTCAGGACGCATGGGATAGCGCCCGTTATGAGTCTAAAGCAGCCTTCGGTAATGATGATATGTATATGGAGAAACTCATTGAAGAGCCACGCCATATAGAAATCCAGATCGTAGGCGATAGCTATGGAACAGCATGCCATTTAAGTGAGCGTGATTGTTCTGTACAAAGACGTCACCAAAAGCTTACGGAAGAAGTGCCTTCTCCATTTATGACCAAAAAATTACGTAAGGAAATGGGTGAAGCTGCGGTAAAAGCAGCAGAATACATTGCTTATGAAGGAGCTGGGACAGTAGAATTTCTTGTAGATAAGCACCGTAATTTCTACTTTATGGAAATGAACACTCGTATACAAGTAGAGCACCCTATTACAGAGCAGGTCATTGACTTTGATCTTATTAGAGAGCAAATTTTAGTTGCTGCGGGAGTGAAAATTTCAGGGAAGAACTATGAACCTTCATTACACTCTATTGAGTGCAGAATAAATGCAGAAGATCCTTATCACGATTTCCGTCCTTCTCCAGGGAAGATTACTACATTACACGCACCTGGTGGTCACGGTGTTCGATTAGACACTCATGTATACGCTGGATATTCCATCCCGCCTAATTATGACTCGATGATTGCAAAGTTGATTACGACTGCAAGAACACGTCAAGAGGCGATTGATAAGATGAAACGCGCACTAGATGAGTTTGTCATAGAGGGAATTAAAACTACGATTCCTTTTCACAGACAGCTTATGGATGAGCCAGATTATGTAGCTGGGAA